The Pirellulales bacterium genome has a window encoding:
- a CDS encoding DUF3500 domain-containing protein → MSKPECPDCSLRPAVDRRLFLKTTGAAAALGTVSWPVWAEAKDTASPAGTAESVVKLLYESLSPEQRKSVCYAWDHHDAKRGLLRTHVSNNWHINDEVINSDFFTSDQREMIRHVFEGIISPEWHAKFDKQLEDDAGGYGEDQNIAIFGEPGSGKFQFVMTGRHMTLRCDGDSAEHVAFGGPLFYGHAAAGFNEPADHPGNVFWPQAVAANKVFAMLDGKQRGLALVDTLPDESAMAFRENGRPGIAVAELSADQKEELQRALATLVEPYRQSDRDEVAACLKKMGGLDQCSMAFYREGDLGKDEVWDCWRLEGPAFAWYFRGAPHVHVWVNVADDPSVAFNGVG, encoded by the coding sequence ATGTCGAAGCCAGAATGTCCGGATTGTTCGTTGCGGCCCGCAGTGGATCGCCGCTTGTTTTTGAAGACCACGGGGGCGGCTGCCGCGCTCGGCACGGTCAGTTGGCCGGTTTGGGCCGAGGCCAAGGACACCGCCAGCCCAGCGGGGACGGCCGAAAGCGTCGTGAAGCTGCTGTACGAATCGCTGTCGCCCGAACAAAGAAAATCGGTCTGCTACGCTTGGGACCATCACGATGCGAAGCGCGGATTGCTGCGGACCCATGTGTCGAACAACTGGCACATCAATGACGAGGTAATCAACAGCGACTTCTTCACCAGCGATCAACGGGAAATGATTCGGCACGTCTTTGAGGGAATCATCTCGCCCGAATGGCATGCGAAGTTCGACAAGCAACTGGAAGACGACGCGGGGGGCTATGGCGAGGACCAGAACATCGCCATCTTTGGCGAGCCGGGGAGCGGCAAGTTCCAGTTTGTCATGACCGGCCGCCATATGACGCTGCGCTGCGACGGCGACTCGGCCGAGCATGTCGCGTTTGGCGGACCGCTCTTTTACGGACATGCCGCGGCAGGCTTCAATGAGCCGGCGGATCATCCGGGCAACGTCTTCTGGCCGCAGGCCGTGGCGGCGAACAAGGTGTTTGCCATGCTCGACGGCAAACAGCGAGGGCTGGCGCTAGTCGACACTTTGCCGGACGAGTCGGCAATGGCGTTTCGCGAGAACGGCCGCCCGGGGATTGCAGTCGCGGAGCTTTCGGCGGATCAGAAGGAAGAACTGCAACGCGCGCTGGCGACGCTGGTCGAGCCGTATCGGCAATCGGACCGCGACGAGGTGGCGGCCTGCCTCAAGAAGATGGGAGGCCTCGACCAATGCTCGATGGCCTTCTATCGCGAGGGCGATCTGGGGAAGGACGAAGTGTGGGATTGCTGGCGCCTGGAGGGGCCGGCCTTCGCCTGGTACTTCCGCGGCGCGCCGCACGTGCATGTATGGGTGAACGTGGCGGACGATCCGAGCGTCGCGTTCAACGGCGTCGGTTGA
- a CDS encoding SMP-30/gluconolactonase/LRE family protein, with protein MRRQLSKVFKIVLFAQVLACPWLVAAEDSSPPIPQGEVVKHTFNQSKIFPGTERDYWIYVPQQYDPAKPACVYINQDGMQFNAPRVFDELIHRGEMPITIGVFVMHGRVKALGDDALDRFNRSYEYDGLGGQYARFLLDELLPDVEKQTAGDGRAIRLSAAATDRCIGGASSGAICAFTAAWERPDAFSRVFSAIGTYVGLRGGNEYPTLIRKFEPKPIRVFLQDGGADLNIYGGDWWMANQAMQRALAFAGYEVRHEWGDGGHNTEHATKIFPDAMRWLWKDWPEPPQAGAGSSQLQDILLPGEPWQLVAQGHSFTEGPAASPTGEFFFSDVPRSRVYRVAADGKVSEFVAKSQRGNGQVFGPDGRLYAVAAGAEQIVAYDAGGAPTIIASGIRGNDLAVLHSGDIYVTAPGEGASRVWHVSPSGEKKEVDSGLKYANGVAVSPDNSLLYVADFRSRWVYSYQIQPDGSLANKQRYYHLHVPDGADDSGADGMRCDADGRLYVATRLGIQVCDQAGRVNCVIPTPNERVSNVCFGGPEFDTLFATSGDCVYKRKVKTRGVQAFQPRVKPAPPRL; from the coding sequence ATGCGTCGCCAGCTTTCTAAAGTGTTCAAAATTGTCCTGTTTGCGCAGGTGTTGGCATGCCCTTGGCTTGTAGCGGCCGAGGACTCATCGCCGCCCATCCCCCAAGGCGAGGTCGTCAAGCACACCTTCAACCAGAGCAAAATCTTTCCGGGCACGGAGCGCGATTACTGGATTTACGTTCCCCAGCAGTACGACCCGGCAAAGCCCGCCTGCGTCTACATCAACCAGGACGGAATGCAGTTCAACGCCCCGCGCGTTTTCGACGAACTGATTCATCGAGGTGAAATGCCGATTACGATTGGCGTGTTCGTCATGCATGGTCGGGTGAAGGCGCTCGGCGACGACGCCCTCGATCGCTTCAACCGCAGCTATGAATACGACGGCCTGGGGGGTCAGTACGCCCGCTTTCTGCTTGATGAGTTGCTCCCCGACGTCGAAAAACAAACCGCCGGCGATGGCCGCGCTATTCGCCTTTCGGCCGCCGCGACCGATCGGTGCATCGGCGGCGCCAGCAGTGGGGCCATCTGTGCCTTCACCGCCGCTTGGGAGCGGCCAGACGCCTTCAGTCGCGTCTTTAGCGCGATCGGCACTTATGTCGGCCTGCGCGGCGGCAATGAATATCCCACACTGATTCGCAAGTTCGAGCCCAAGCCAATCCGCGTCTTTCTGCAGGATGGCGGCGCCGATCTCAATATCTATGGTGGCGACTGGTGGATGGCCAATCAGGCCATGCAGCGAGCGCTCGCTTTCGCCGGGTACGAGGTGCGCCACGAGTGGGGCGACGGCGGCCACAACACCGAACACGCCACCAAGATCTTCCCCGACGCCATGCGCTGGCTCTGGAAAGACTGGCCAGAACCCCCCCAGGCGGGCGCTGGCTCATCGCAACTGCAAGATATTCTCCTGCCGGGCGAACCTTGGCAACTGGTCGCTCAAGGCCACTCCTTCACCGAGGGGCCCGCCGCGTCTCCCACCGGCGAGTTCTTCTTCAGCGATGTCCCCCGCAGCAGGGTGTACCGCGTTGCTGCAGATGGCAAGGTCAGCGAGTTTGTCGCCAAGTCGCAACGCGGCAACGGTCAGGTGTTTGGTCCCGATGGTCGGCTGTACGCCGTGGCTGCCGGCGCCGAACAGATCGTCGCCTATGACGCCGGCGGCGCCCCCACCATCATCGCCAGCGGCATCCGCGGAAACGATTTAGCGGTGCTGCACAGTGGCGACATCTACGTCACCGCTCCGGGCGAAGGCGCCAGCCGCGTCTGGCATGTCAGTCCCAGCGGCGAGAAGAAAGAGGTCGACTCCGGACTGAAGTACGCCAACGGGGTGGCGGTCTCGCCCGATAATTCATTGCTCTACGTGGCCGACTTTCGCAGTCGCTGGGTCTACAGCTACCAGATTCAGCCCGATGGCTCGCTCGCGAATAAACAGCGCTACTACCATCTGCATGTCCCCGATGGCGCCGACGACAGCGGGGCCGATGGCATGCGCTGCGACGCCGATGGCCGGTTGTATGTGGCCACGCGACTGGGGATTCAGGTTTGCGATCAGGCCGGTCGCGTCAATTGCGTCATTCCCACTCCCAACGAGCGCGTGTCGAACGTCTGCTTCGGCGGCCCCGAGTTCGACACGCTGTTTGCCACATCCGGCGATTGCGTTTACAAACGGAAGGTCAAAACACGCGGCGTGCAGGCCTTTCAGCCACGCGTCAAGCCGGCCCCTCCCAGACTTTGA
- a CDS encoding undecaprenyl/decaprenyl-phosphate alpha-N-acetylglucosaminyl 1-phosphate transferase: MHPLWATFAVALAIALALTPLARWAALRLGVVDRPDGRRKLHKQPVPLLGGVALYLALVTGLFIAHRFAGGISAQLSELSGAIIAAAGFVCLIGCVDDICDLKPRVKLLLQIVSVTPVVVAGYYVDRVVAFGVPIELGWLGVPITVAWLVGCINALNLLDGMDGLAGTVGLSTSLMMAVLASSSGHPHVAIVAMVLAGALAGFLIYNLPPASIYLGDSGSMIIGLVIGILSIQAALKTSATLSLTAPAVALTIPMLDTALAIVRRRLSGLRFDAADRGHIHHQLLNRGLSNWQALCIIGALCLTTGAAATAATLLSFDALGWIIVLAVIVTLVRTRAFGHHEVALVKLSLAAALTRFVQSLLDSARPMARRAKHPSFEFDWQALADEAAHWNIGRLELVIEGPATSSVCRHWSNPAEVADQSAGWSYSMRFDHDDRRCDLVASGRLDGRNEPWHLIRIARLLNHFGKYWVAHAHEIDGSAQPNRTLPLTVAPQSRAA, encoded by the coding sequence ATGCATCCACTGTGGGCAACATTTGCCGTTGCGCTGGCCATCGCGCTGGCATTGACCCCGCTCGCCCGCTGGGCGGCCCTACGACTCGGCGTCGTCGACCGTCCCGACGGCCGCCGCAAGCTGCACAAGCAACCCGTTCCGCTCTTGGGTGGGGTCGCCCTGTATTTGGCGCTGGTGACTGGCCTGTTCATCGCGCACCGATTCGCCGGCGGCATCAGCGCGCAACTCTCCGAACTATCGGGCGCGATCATCGCCGCCGCCGGATTTGTCTGCTTGATTGGCTGCGTCGACGACATCTGCGATCTCAAGCCCCGCGTCAAGCTGCTGCTACAGATCGTCTCGGTCACACCGGTCGTTGTCGCTGGCTACTATGTCGATCGCGTCGTGGCGTTCGGAGTGCCCATCGAGCTTGGCTGGCTCGGCGTGCCCATCACCGTGGCCTGGCTCGTCGGCTGCATCAACGCCTTGAACCTGCTCGATGGCATGGATGGTCTGGCCGGCACCGTCGGCCTCTCCACTTCGCTCATGATGGCGGTGCTCGCCTCATCCTCAGGGCATCCGCACGTGGCCATTGTCGCCATGGTGCTGGCCGGCGCGCTCGCGGGCTTTTTGATCTACAACCTACCCCCGGCCAGTATCTATCTGGGCGACTCGGGCAGCATGATCATCGGGCTGGTGATCGGCATCCTTAGCATCCAAGCCGCGCTCAAGACCTCGGCCACGCTCTCGTTGACCGCGCCCGCCGTCGCGCTCACCATTCCCATGCTCGACACCGCATTGGCCATCGTGCGGCGCCGGCTCTCGGGCTTGCGCTTCGACGCCGCCGATCGCGGACACATCCATCACCAGTTGCTCAATCGTGGGCTCAGCAACTGGCAAGCGCTCTGCATCATCGGCGCGCTTTGTCTCACCACGGGCGCCGCGGCCACCGCGGCCACACTCTTAAGCTTCGACGCGCTCGGCTGGATCATCGTGCTGGCGGTCATTGTCACGCTGGTCCGCACACGCGCCTTTGGTCATCATGAGGTGGCGTTGGTCAAGTTGTCGCTAGCCGCCGCGCTGACCCGGTTTGTGCAATCTCTGCTCGATTCCGCCCGTCCCATGGCGCGCCGCGCCAAGCACCCCAGCTTTGAGTTCGATTGGCAAGCGCTGGCCGACGAGGCCGCGCATTGGAACATCGGGCGTCTTGAACTGGTGATCGAAGGCCCGGCCACTTCGTCCGTGTGCAGGCACTGGAGCAATCCGGCGGAAGTCGCCGATCAGTCGGCGGGGTGGTCGTACTCCATGCGATTCGACCACGACGATCGGCGCTGCGATCTAGTGGCCAGCGGGCGGCTCGATGGACGCAACGAGCCCTGGCATCTCATTCGCATCGCGCGCTTGCTCAATCATTTTGGCAAGTATTGGGTCGCCCACGCTCACGAAATCGATGGCTCGGCACAGCCCAATCGCACCCTGCCGCTGACGGTCGCGCCGCAGTCCCGCGCCGCCTGA
- a CDS encoding formamidopyrimidine-DNA glycosylase — protein sequence MPELPEVETMRRGIATVVGCVVTAVERARCKKKPIAIEPAAAVWRRRVVGQTITGTARAGKRVVVELGSSDRIVFEPRMTGLVLVADPPGPEHLRLTLRLGGGAARELLYWDRRGLGLVTLHTADEYATRFGEANLGPDALVIGADELRARLGKSRRAIKVALLDQRAVAGIGNLYASEILHLAGIHPAKSCNRLVRSEWHAMHAAMLEVLELAIRYEGSTLADGTYRNALNQSGGYQNHHRVYDKAGALCRRCRSGQIRRVVQAQRSTFFCPVCQPLRRPATAGKVLQR from the coding sequence ATGCCGGAACTGCCCGAAGTGGAGACGATGCGGCGCGGGATCGCGACGGTGGTGGGCTGCGTCGTGACCGCGGTCGAGCGGGCGCGCTGCAAAAAGAAGCCGATTGCGATTGAGCCAGCGGCCGCCGTCTGGCGGAGGCGAGTCGTCGGGCAGACCATCACCGGGACGGCGCGAGCGGGGAAGCGCGTGGTGGTGGAGCTAGGATCGAGCGACCGAATTGTGTTCGAGCCGAGGATGACGGGATTGGTGCTGGTGGCCGATCCGCCGGGACCGGAGCATTTGCGGCTGACATTGCGACTAGGTGGGGGCGCAGCTCGCGAGCTGTTGTATTGGGACCGCCGAGGATTGGGGCTGGTGACTCTGCACACCGCCGACGAGTACGCGACTCGCTTTGGCGAGGCGAACTTAGGGCCCGACGCGCTGGTGATTGGCGCCGACGAACTGCGAGCGCGACTTGGCAAGAGTCGCCGGGCGATCAAGGTGGCACTGTTGGACCAGCGGGCCGTGGCGGGGATTGGCAATTTGTACGCTTCAGAAATTTTGCATCTGGCGGGCATTCATCCCGCGAAGTCGTGCAATCGCCTCGTACGGTCGGAGTGGCATGCCATGCACGCGGCCATGCTCGAAGTGCTGGAACTGGCGATTCGCTATGAAGGTTCGACGCTTGCCGACGGAACCTATCGCAATGCGCTGAACCAGTCGGGCGGCTACCAGAATCATCATCGCGTATACGACAAGGCAGGCGCCTTGTGCCGGCGCTGCCGGTCGGGGCAGATTCGCCGAGTGGTGCAGGCGCAGCGTTCGACTTTTTTTTGCCCGGTTTGTCAGCCGCTGAGGCGGCCAGCGACTGCGGGAAAAGTTTTGCAACGCTGA
- a CDS encoding PEP-CTERM sorting domain-containing protein (PEP-CTERM proteins occur, often in large numbers, in the proteomes of bacteria that also encode an exosortase, a predicted intramembrane cysteine proteinase. The presence of a PEP-CTERM domain at a protein's C-terminus predicts cleavage within the sorting domain, followed by covalent anchoring to some some component of the (usually Gram-negative) cell surface. Many PEP-CTERM proteins exhibit an unusual sequence composition that includes large numbers of potential glycosylation sites. Expression of one such protein has been shown restore the ability of a bacterium to form floc, a type of biofilm.), with protein sequence MNMHIQRFQLRNVTVSLVLFAVFTGDHRLQAAPITIANPSFEAPVQVDGGYDLLLPPNQQGTYGWTIGDSAGIYNPTALDYATAGGNGTPAGADGSQVGFVFGFGDYTIEQQLAGPDEILNNGDDPVLAANAIYRLTVAVGQRQIGNQYGATYGGYDFMLIAGIGVDAKVIARETDAVTPTPGTFVDRTIVVDSATLDPSLYGLPLTILLRKTVQNATADTDYDHVRMDAEIVPEPTSLALALLSGIGAIWACRRLKKR encoded by the coding sequence ATGAACATGCACATCCAACGATTTCAGCTTCGCAACGTGACGGTCAGCTTGGTTTTGTTCGCGGTATTCACTGGGGATCACAGGTTACAGGCGGCGCCGATTACCATCGCGAATCCCAGTTTCGAAGCGCCGGTGCAGGTGGACGGGGGGTATGACCTCTTGCTCCCACCGAATCAGCAGGGAACGTATGGTTGGACAATTGGCGACTCCGCCGGAATTTATAACCCGACCGCGCTCGACTATGCGACTGCGGGCGGGAATGGAACTCCTGCTGGCGCCGATGGATCGCAGGTCGGATTTGTATTCGGCTTCGGGGATTACACCATCGAACAACAACTTGCCGGTCCAGACGAGATACTGAACAACGGCGACGATCCTGTTCTTGCCGCCAACGCAATTTATCGCCTGACGGTCGCAGTGGGTCAGCGACAGATCGGCAACCAGTATGGAGCGACTTACGGCGGCTATGACTTTATGCTCATTGCGGGCATAGGAGTCGACGCAAAAGTGATTGCCCGCGAAACCGATGCGGTGACGCCGACGCCGGGCACATTCGTTGATCGGACCATCGTCGTGGATAGCGCGACTTTGGATCCGAGCCTGTATGGCCTGCCGCTGACTATCCTCCTTAGGAAGACCGTACAAAACGCCACTGCCGATACCGATTACGACCATGTGCGGATGGATGCGGAGATCGTGCCCGAACCGACATCGCTCGCACTGGCCCTGTTGAGCGGCATCGGCGCTATCTGGGCGTGTCGCCGCCTGAAGAAGCGATAG